The Saccopteryx leptura isolate mSacLep1 chromosome 2, mSacLep1_pri_phased_curated, whole genome shotgun sequence genome has a window encoding:
- the CFAP52 gene encoding cilia- and flagella-associated protein 52 isoform X2, giving the protein MEDQTSLKAEVAEVAELELEAVIGFNGHVPTGLQCHPDQEHLIYPLGCTVLIQSINTNKQNFLHGHGNNVSCVAISKSGVYIASGQVTFMGFKADIILWDYKKKELMARLSLHKGKIEDLAFSPNDLYLVSLGGPDDGSVVVWSVAKRDAICGSPAAGLSVGNATTVIFSRCHDEMFVTSGNGTIRVWELDLPNRKIWPTECQTGQMKRVVMSITMASDDSFFYLGTTTGDILKMNPRTKMLADAGPAKDKYSMGVSAIRCLQMGGLLVGSGTGLLVFCKSPSYKPIKKIQLQGGVTSISLRGEGHQFFVGTEESHMYCVNFTDFKETLIATCHFEAVQDIVFPFGTSELFATCAKQDIRVWHTLSNRELLRITVPNMTCHAIDFMRDGKSIISAWDDGKIRAFAPETGRLMYVINNAHRIGVTAITTTSDCKRIISGGGEGEVRVWQTGGQTQKLEEALKEHQSSVSCIRVKKNNEECVTASTDGTCIIWDLVRLRRNQMILANTLFQCVCYHPEEFQLITSGTDRKIAYWEIFDGSVIRELEGSLSGSINGMDITVEGVHFVTG; this is encoded by the exons ATGGAGGACCAAACATCGCTAAAGGCCGAGGTGGCCGAGGTGGCCGAGCTGGAGCTGGAGGCTGTGATCGGCTTCAATG gaCATGTGCCCACTGGTCTGCAATGCCATCCTGACCAGGAACATCTGATTTACCCGTTGGGTTGCACAGTCCTCATTCAGTCAATAAATACTAACAAACAGAATTTCCTACATGGTCATGGCAACAATGTCTCCTGCGTGGCCATCTCTAAGAGTGGAGTTTACATTGCCTCGGGACAAGTCACATTCATGGGCTTCAAG GCAGATATCATTCTGTGGGATTATAAGAAGAAGGAGCTCATGGCTCGGCTGTCACTCCACAAGGGCAAAATCGAAGATCTGGCCTTCTCCCCAAATGACTTGTACTTGGTCTCGCTGGGAGGCCCAGATGATGGAAG TGTGGTGGTGTGGAGCGTCGCCAAGAGAGATGCCATCTGTGGCAGTCCTGCGGCCGGCCTCAGTGTCGGGAACGCCACCACGGTGATCTTCTCCCGGTGCCACGACGAGATGTTTGTCACCTCTGGCAA TGGGACAATTCGGGTATGGGAACTGGACCTCCCAAATAGAAAAATCTGGCCAACTGAGTGCCAGACAGGACAGATGAAAAGAGTGGTCATGAGTATTACA ATGGCCAGCGATGACAGCTTCTTCTACCTTGGCACCACCACTGGTGACATTCTAAAAATGAACCCCAGGACTAAGATGCTGGCTGACGCTGGGCCCGCGAAGGACAAATACAGCATG gGAGTGTCAGCCATCAGGTGCCTGCAGATGGGGGGTTTGTTGGTGGGCTCTGGAACCGGTTTGCTGGTCTTCTGTAAAAGCCCCAGCTACAAACCCATCAA GAAAATCCAGTTACAAGGTGGCGTCACTTCTATCAGCCTTCGAGGGGAAGGACACCAGTTTTTTGTAGGAACAGAAGAATCACACATGTACTGTGTCAACTTCACAGATTTCAAAGAGACTCTCATTGCGACTTGTCACTTTGAAGCTGTACAGGACATTGTCTTTCCCTT TGGCACTTCAGAGCTGTTTGCCACCTGTGCCAAGCAGGACATCAGAGTGTGGCACACACTGTCCAACAGGGAGCTGCTGCGGATCACTGTCCCCAACATGACCTGCCACGCCATTGATTTCATGAGAGACGGCAAGAGCATCATTTCAG CCTGGGACGACGGTAAAATCCGAGCCTTCGCCCCAGAGACCGGCCGGCTGATGTACGTCATCAACAACGCCCACAGGATCGGTGTGACGGCCATTACCACCACCAGCGACTGCAAAAGGATCATCAGCGGCGGTGGAGAAGGGGAG GTGAGGGTGTGGCAGACCGGCGGCCAGACCCAGAAGCTGGAGGAGGCCCTGAAGGAGCACCAGTCCTCCGTGTCCTGCATCCGGGTGAAGAAGAACAACGAGGAGTGCGTCACAGCCAGCACGGACGGCACTTGCATCATTTGGGACCTCGT ACGTCTTCGGAGGAATCAGATGATCCTGGCCAATACCTTATTCCAGTGTGTCTGTTACCACCCTGAAGAGTTTCAGCTCATAACCAgcgggacagacagaaag ATTGCCTACTGGGAGATATTTGATGGGTCAGTCATCCGAGAGCTGGAGGGGTCCCTGTCTGGGTCAATCAACGGGATGGACATCACAGTGGAGGGAGTGCACTTTGTCACAGGTTAG
- the CFAP52 gene encoding cilia- and flagella-associated protein 52 isoform X1 — MEDQTSLKAEVAEVAELELEAVIGFNGHVPTGLQCHPDQEHLIYPLGCTVLIQSINTNKQNFLHGHGNNVSCVAISKSGVYIASGQVTFMGFKADIILWDYKKKELMARLSLHKGKIEDLAFSPNDLYLVSLGGPDDGSVVVWSVAKRDAICGSPAAGLSVGNATTVIFSRCHDEMFVTSGNGTIRVWELDLPNRKIWPTECQTGQMKRVVMSITMASDDSFFYLGTTTGDILKMNPRTKMLADAGPAKDKYSMGVSAIRCLQMGGLLVGSGTGLLVFCKSPSYKPIKKIQLQGGVTSISLRGEGHQFFVGTEESHMYCVNFTDFKETLIATCHFEAVQDIVFPFGTSELFATCAKQDIRVWHTLSNRELLRITVPNMTCHAIDFMRDGKSIISAWDDGKIRAFAPETGRLMYVINNAHRIGVTAITTTSDCKRIISGGGEGEVRVWQTGGQTQKLEEALKEHQSSVSCIRVKKNNEECVTASTDGTCIIWDLVRLRRNQMILANTLFQCVCYHPEEFQLITSGTDRKIAYWEIFDGSVIRELEGSLSGSINGMDITVEGVHFVTGGSDHMVKVWDYNEGEVTHVGVGHSGNITRLRISPGNQYIISVSADGAILRWRYPYAS; from the exons ATGGAGGACCAAACATCGCTAAAGGCCGAGGTGGCCGAGGTGGCCGAGCTGGAGCTGGAGGCTGTGATCGGCTTCAATG gaCATGTGCCCACTGGTCTGCAATGCCATCCTGACCAGGAACATCTGATTTACCCGTTGGGTTGCACAGTCCTCATTCAGTCAATAAATACTAACAAACAGAATTTCCTACATGGTCATGGCAACAATGTCTCCTGCGTGGCCATCTCTAAGAGTGGAGTTTACATTGCCTCGGGACAAGTCACATTCATGGGCTTCAAG GCAGATATCATTCTGTGGGATTATAAGAAGAAGGAGCTCATGGCTCGGCTGTCACTCCACAAGGGCAAAATCGAAGATCTGGCCTTCTCCCCAAATGACTTGTACTTGGTCTCGCTGGGAGGCCCAGATGATGGAAG TGTGGTGGTGTGGAGCGTCGCCAAGAGAGATGCCATCTGTGGCAGTCCTGCGGCCGGCCTCAGTGTCGGGAACGCCACCACGGTGATCTTCTCCCGGTGCCACGACGAGATGTTTGTCACCTCTGGCAA TGGGACAATTCGGGTATGGGAACTGGACCTCCCAAATAGAAAAATCTGGCCAACTGAGTGCCAGACAGGACAGATGAAAAGAGTGGTCATGAGTATTACA ATGGCCAGCGATGACAGCTTCTTCTACCTTGGCACCACCACTGGTGACATTCTAAAAATGAACCCCAGGACTAAGATGCTGGCTGACGCTGGGCCCGCGAAGGACAAATACAGCATG gGAGTGTCAGCCATCAGGTGCCTGCAGATGGGGGGTTTGTTGGTGGGCTCTGGAACCGGTTTGCTGGTCTTCTGTAAAAGCCCCAGCTACAAACCCATCAA GAAAATCCAGTTACAAGGTGGCGTCACTTCTATCAGCCTTCGAGGGGAAGGACACCAGTTTTTTGTAGGAACAGAAGAATCACACATGTACTGTGTCAACTTCACAGATTTCAAAGAGACTCTCATTGCGACTTGTCACTTTGAAGCTGTACAGGACATTGTCTTTCCCTT TGGCACTTCAGAGCTGTTTGCCACCTGTGCCAAGCAGGACATCAGAGTGTGGCACACACTGTCCAACAGGGAGCTGCTGCGGATCACTGTCCCCAACATGACCTGCCACGCCATTGATTTCATGAGAGACGGCAAGAGCATCATTTCAG CCTGGGACGACGGTAAAATCCGAGCCTTCGCCCCAGAGACCGGCCGGCTGATGTACGTCATCAACAACGCCCACAGGATCGGTGTGACGGCCATTACCACCACCAGCGACTGCAAAAGGATCATCAGCGGCGGTGGAGAAGGGGAG GTGAGGGTGTGGCAGACCGGCGGCCAGACCCAGAAGCTGGAGGAGGCCCTGAAGGAGCACCAGTCCTCCGTGTCCTGCATCCGGGTGAAGAAGAACAACGAGGAGTGCGTCACAGCCAGCACGGACGGCACTTGCATCATTTGGGACCTCGT ACGTCTTCGGAGGAATCAGATGATCCTGGCCAATACCTTATTCCAGTGTGTCTGTTACCACCCTGAAGAGTTTCAGCTCATAACCAgcgggacagacagaaag ATTGCCTACTGGGAGATATTTGATGGGTCAGTCATCCGAGAGCTGGAGGGGTCCCTGTCTGGGTCAATCAACGGGATGGACATCACAGTGGAGGGAGTGCACTTTGTCACAG